Part of the Tetragenococcus koreensis genome, TAAATTTTCTTTAGATGTATCAAAAGCCGCAGCAGCTTTTTCAAAAATCTCAGGGTCAGGTTTGGCTTTTTTTACATTTTCAAAAGAAACGATATGAGAGAACTCATCTGACAAATCATTCTTTTCTAAAAGAATATCAATAATTCTACGCTGATTGCTAGAAGCGACACAACGCTGGACCTCTTTTTCTTGCAGATAATGCAATAATTCTTTTAAGCCAGGTTTTAAATCAGCAGCTCCTGCTTCAAATAGCTCCACCGCACGATCAAATGAATAATTAATGAACGTATTTACCGCTTGCTCGCCAAAAAGCGGGTCATACATTTCGTGATAGGCTTGCCAAACTTCTTCATCAGAAACGCCTATATATTTTTCATAAGTAGCAAAATCATAGGAAAAGCCCATCATATCCGCAGCTTCTTGGGTAGCTTTATAATAAAGTGTCTCGGTATCAAACATTAGTCCATCCATATCGAAAATAATTCCTTGTACATTCTGCATAGTTTCCTCCTGATTAAGAAATAAGATCTTTAATTAATTTCCGTACTTCTGCTACAAAATAAAGAGAACCTGTTACTAAAATCATATCGTCATTTGAAATTTTATCTAAAATATTAGCTAAGCCAAATTGCCATAGCGATGCTACATTAATACGTTTTTCATTGATGGCCTGATAGTTTTTTTCTAAACGAAGAACGCCTGGATAATCAAAGCTAGTTAAATAAATTTCTGCATTAGAAATTTCTAACAACTGCTTGAGCATTCCTTCGACGTTTTTTCTTTCAAGAGCTGAAAAAAGAACGTAAATGTGCTGATCTTTAAATTCATCATTCATATTTTCAACTAACCGTTTCATGGCGTGTTCATTATGCGCACCATCTAATACAATCA contains:
- a CDS encoding HAD family hydrolase: MQNVQGIIFDMDGLMFDTETLYYKATQEAADMMGFSYDFATYEKYIGVSDEEVWQAYHEMYDPLFGEQAVNTFINYSFDRAVELFEAGAADLKPGLKELLHYLQEKEVQRCVASSNQRRIIDILLEKNDLSDEFSHIVSFENVKKAKPDPEIFEKAAAAFDTSKENLLILEDSKNGVLAADQAGINVIMVPDLITPTLAIEARTLAVLPTLNEIPAFLEK